The Mycolicibacterium smegmatis genome has a window encoding:
- a CDS encoding propanediol/glycerol family dehydratase large subunit, whose product MRILDAKPVNLDGFSVPDPDLGLAAMSSPHDPQPSLVIRDGRVVEMDGKAAEDFDVIDEFIARYGLDLDVAPEAMAMSDIDLARMAVDINVPRAEVVRLIAGTTPAKLAKVIAVLTPVEMQAAMAKMRARRTPSNQAHVTNQLDDPLLIAADAASAVAYGFREVETTVPVLADAPSNAVALLIGSQVGVPGAMAQCSIEEALELRLGLRGLTSYAETISIYGTEQVFVDGDDTPFSKAILTSAYASRGLKMRVTSGGGAEVLMGAAEKCSILYLESRCVSLARALGSQGVQNGGIDGVGVVASVPDGMKELLAENLMVMMRDLESCAGNDNLISESDIRRSAHTLPVLLAGADFIFSGFGSIPRYDNAFALSNFNSDDMDDFLVLQRDWGADGGLRTVPADQLAAVRRRAARAVQAVYRDLGLADFDDQHIENVVAANGSRDLPPGDPKAVLEAANAIEAKQLTVFDVVASLKRTGFDPEAEAIMRLTAERMRGDQLQTSAIFDEQFRVLSKITDPNDYAGPGTGYTLSEQRRAEIDNIRQQRSAAELTADQAEHAGHITVTEIEPARQGSDPREVCIGLSPALGRSVWLSLCGLPIGEVIRQISAGLEEEGCVPRFVRVRSTIDVGLIGLTAAKLAGSGIGIGLQGKGTALIHRRDLAPLANLELFSVAPLLTARNYRELGRNAARHAKGMAPVPILTGGTDESISARYHARAVALVALERQASEPGEAPVTVEVRRP is encoded by the coding sequence ATGCGGATCCTCGACGCGAAACCGGTGAACCTCGACGGTTTCAGCGTCCCCGACCCCGATCTGGGTCTCGCGGCGATGAGCAGTCCCCACGATCCGCAGCCTTCGCTGGTGATCCGCGACGGCCGCGTGGTCGAGATGGACGGCAAGGCCGCCGAGGACTTCGACGTCATCGACGAGTTCATCGCACGCTACGGGCTGGACCTCGACGTGGCGCCCGAGGCCATGGCAATGAGTGACATCGACCTGGCGCGCATGGCCGTCGACATCAATGTCCCGCGCGCCGAGGTGGTGCGCCTGATCGCGGGGACGACGCCGGCCAAGCTCGCCAAGGTGATCGCGGTGCTCACGCCCGTGGAGATGCAGGCCGCGATGGCCAAGATGCGGGCGCGCCGCACGCCCAGCAACCAGGCCCACGTCACCAACCAGCTCGACGATCCGCTGCTGATCGCCGCAGACGCCGCCAGCGCGGTGGCCTACGGGTTCCGCGAGGTCGAGACGACGGTGCCGGTGCTGGCCGACGCGCCGTCGAATGCCGTTGCGCTGCTGATCGGTTCACAGGTAGGCGTGCCCGGCGCGATGGCGCAGTGCTCGATCGAGGAGGCCCTCGAACTGCGCCTGGGCCTGCGCGGGCTGACCAGTTACGCCGAGACGATCTCGATCTACGGCACCGAGCAGGTGTTCGTCGACGGCGACGACACCCCGTTCTCCAAGGCCATCCTCACCTCGGCGTACGCGTCGCGCGGGCTCAAGATGCGCGTCACCAGCGGCGGCGGCGCCGAGGTGCTCATGGGCGCGGCCGAGAAGTGCTCGATCCTGTACCTCGAATCCCGTTGTGTCTCACTGGCACGCGCGCTGGGTTCGCAGGGCGTGCAGAACGGCGGCATCGACGGTGTCGGTGTGGTGGCCTCGGTGCCCGACGGCATGAAGGAGCTGCTCGCCGAGAACCTCATGGTGATGATGCGCGATCTCGAATCGTGCGCGGGCAACGACAACCTGATCTCGGAATCAGACATCCGCCGCAGCGCCCACACGCTGCCCGTGCTGCTGGCCGGCGCCGACTTCATCTTCTCCGGATTCGGCTCGATCCCGCGCTACGACAACGCGTTCGCGCTGTCGAACTTCAACTCCGACGACATGGACGACTTCCTGGTACTGCAGCGCGACTGGGGCGCCGACGGTGGACTGCGCACGGTGCCCGCCGATCAGCTCGCCGCGGTGCGCAGGCGCGCGGCGCGTGCGGTACAGGCCGTCTACCGCGATCTCGGGCTCGCCGACTTCGACGATCAGCACATCGAGAACGTGGTGGCCGCCAACGGATCCCGCGACCTGCCGCCGGGGGATCCGAAGGCCGTACTGGAGGCCGCCAACGCGATCGAGGCCAAGCAGCTCACGGTGTTCGATGTGGTGGCCTCGCTCAAACGCACCGGTTTCGATCCCGAGGCCGAGGCCATCATGCGGCTGACGGCCGAGCGGATGCGTGGTGACCAGTTGCAGACCTCAGCGATCTTCGACGAGCAGTTCCGGGTGTTGTCGAAGATCACCGATCCCAACGACTACGCCGGGCCCGGAACGGGTTACACACTCAGCGAGCAACGCCGCGCCGAGATCGACAACATCCGCCAGCAGCGCAGTGCCGCCGAACTCACCGCCGATCAGGCCGAGCACGCCGGGCACATCACGGTCACCGAGATCGAACCGGCGCGGCAAGGCAGCGATCCCCGCGAGGTGTGCATCGGTCTGTCGCCTGCGCTGGGGCGCAGCGTGTGGCTGTCGTTGTGCGGCCTGCCGATCGGTGAGGTGATCCGCCAGATCTCGGCCGGCCTGGAGGAGGAGGGCTGCGTGCCGCGGTTCGTGCGTGTGCGGTCCACCATCGATGTCGGCCTGATCGGGTTGACCGCGGCCAAACTGGCCGGCTCGGGTATCGGAATCGGCTTGCAGGGCAAGGGCACCGCACTGATCCACCGCCGCGACCTGGCGCCGCTGGCCAACCTGGAGTTGTTCAGCGTCGCGCCGTTGCTCACCGCGCGCAACTACCGCGAACTGGGCCGCAACGCCGCACGCCACGCCAAGGGCATGGCCCCGGTGCCGATCCTCACCGGCGGCACCGACGAGTCGATCTCGGCGCGCTACCATGCCCGCGCGGTCGCATTGGTGGCGCTGGAACGTCAGGCCAGCGAACCCGGCGAGGCGCCGGTCACGGTGGAGGTGCGCAGGCCATGA
- a CDS encoding WS/DGAT/MGAT family O-acyltransferase, translated as MQLMSPTDSMFLIAESREHPMHVGGLALYDPPDDAGPEFVRELYEEMVRHTDFQPVFRKHPATLLGGIANVGWTLDDEVDLDYHLRRSALPSPGRPRELLELTSRVHGTLLDRHRPLWEAYLIEGMADGRFAVYTKVHHSLIDGVSAMKLVERTLSEDPSDTTVRVPWNLPRRESSRRAGSSSLARTATGAATSLAALAPSTIRLARAALLEQQLTLPFGAPRTMFNVKIGGARRVAAQSWPLERLRRIKAVTGATINDIVLAMCAGALRAYLAEQDALPDRPLIAMVPVSMRSEHEADAGGNMVGSILCSLGTDVEDPADRLAVIRRSITDNKRVFSELPRLQALALSALLIAPLGLTTAFPGFVDATAPPFNLVISNVPGPKKPLYWRGARLAGNYPLSIALDGQALNMTVVSNAHNLDFGLVGCRRSVPHLQRLLGHLETSLKDLETATGA; from the coding sequence ATGCAGCTCATGTCGCCGACCGATTCCATGTTCTTGATCGCGGAGTCGCGGGAGCACCCGATGCATGTGGGCGGTCTGGCGCTGTACGACCCGCCCGACGATGCAGGCCCGGAGTTCGTGCGTGAGTTGTACGAAGAGATGGTCAGGCACACCGACTTCCAGCCGGTGTTCCGCAAGCATCCGGCGACCCTGCTCGGGGGTATCGCCAACGTGGGCTGGACTCTCGACGACGAGGTCGACCTCGACTACCACCTGCGGCGTTCGGCGCTGCCGTCGCCGGGACGCCCGCGCGAGCTTCTCGAACTGACCTCACGTGTGCACGGCACGCTGCTCGACCGGCATCGCCCGCTGTGGGAGGCCTACCTCATCGAGGGTATGGCCGACGGACGCTTCGCGGTGTACACCAAGGTGCACCACTCGCTGATCGACGGGGTGTCGGCGATGAAGCTCGTCGAACGCACACTGTCCGAGGACCCGAGCGACACCACGGTCCGGGTGCCGTGGAACCTGCCGCGGCGCGAATCGTCGCGCAGGGCGGGCTCGTCGTCGTTGGCGCGCACCGCGACCGGCGCCGCGACGTCACTGGCGGCGCTGGCGCCGTCGACGATCAGGCTGGCGCGTGCGGCGCTGCTCGAACAGCAGCTCACGTTGCCGTTCGGTGCGCCAAGGACCATGTTCAACGTCAAGATCGGCGGGGCCCGCCGCGTCGCGGCGCAGTCGTGGCCGCTGGAGCGGTTGCGTCGCATCAAGGCGGTCACCGGGGCAACGATCAACGACATCGTGCTCGCGATGTGTGCGGGTGCGCTGCGCGCCTATCTCGCCGAGCAGGACGCGCTGCCGGACCGGCCGCTGATCGCGATGGTGCCGGTGAGCATGCGCAGTGAACACGAGGCCGACGCCGGCGGCAACATGGTCGGCTCGATCCTGTGCAGCCTGGGCACCGACGTGGAGGATCCGGCCGACCGGCTCGCGGTGATCCGCCGCTCGATCACCGACAACAAGAGGGTGTTCTCCGAACTGCCGCGCCTGCAGGCGCTCGCGTTGTCGGCGCTGCTGATCGCCCCGCTCGGGCTCACCACGGCGTTCCCCGGATTCGTCGACGCCACCGCGCCGCCGTTCAACCTCGTGATCTCCAACGTGCCGGGACCCAAGAAGCCGCTGTACTGGCGTGGGGCCCGCCTGGCGGGCAACTACCCGCTGTCGATCGCGCTGGACGGGCAGGCCCTCAACATGACCGTGGTGAGCAACGCCCACAACCTGGATTTCGGGTTGGTGGGCTGCCGGCGCAGCGTGCCGCATCTGCAGCGGCTGCTGGGCCACCTGGAGACCTCGCTGAAAGACCTCGAGACGGCCACAGGCGCCTGA
- a CDS encoding peroxidase, giving the protein MRALLMRSFIKLSETVDRRIGWDKLPAWLGISVLVGIRDALREHNLFDSYEGDPPRPQTQYSPAEYLTNRTPDGSYNDLSDPSMGMANTRFGRNVAPSKGRPEQMPHLMDPNPRLISTELLLRDEFRPATTLNVLAAAWLQFETHDWFSHGTDANRIHKIPVPEGDHEWNGATIDVPATPADPDSAPGHTTFINRETHWWDASQIYGNSPQAQKLIRTDSDDGKVLIDGDGFIGVAPEVIKASGAADGWWVGSELMGTIFMREHNAICDRLRAAYPEWTGEQIFNKARLINAALIAKIHTVEWTPAILAHPTLHIGMRANWFGLAGEAVGKLVGRIGTSDLISGIPGSDTEHHSAAYSITEDFVTVYRMHPLIPDDYTFLSLAGDTAPQELSFTDLHGVANARGVLKRLGIVDCLYSLGVAHPGAVTLHNSPKFMRQFQSETHLIDLIAVDILRSRERGVPRYNEFRRQLRLKPATSFEEISGGDQATADRMREIYGGDIEKVDTMVGMFGEKLPAGFGFSDTAFRIFVLMATRRLKSDRFYTVDFTPQVYTPEGMAWIADNTMTSVLLRHYPTLEPVLRNVKNPFAPWPRMSHG; this is encoded by the coding sequence ATGCGCGCACTGCTGATGCGGTCGTTCATCAAACTCAGTGAGACCGTCGACCGGCGGATCGGCTGGGACAAGCTGCCCGCGTGGCTCGGGATCAGTGTGCTGGTGGGGATCCGCGACGCGCTGCGCGAGCACAACCTCTTCGATTCCTACGAGGGCGACCCGCCGCGGCCTCAGACGCAGTACTCCCCGGCCGAGTACCTCACCAACCGCACGCCCGACGGCTCCTACAACGACCTGTCCGATCCGTCGATGGGCATGGCGAACACGCGCTTCGGCCGCAACGTCGCGCCGTCGAAGGGCCGCCCCGAGCAGATGCCGCACCTGATGGACCCCAACCCCCGGCTCATCAGCACCGAACTGCTGCTGCGCGACGAATTCCGCCCGGCCACCACACTCAACGTGCTGGCCGCGGCGTGGCTGCAGTTCGAAACCCACGACTGGTTCAGCCACGGCACCGACGCCAATCGGATCCACAAGATCCCGGTGCCCGAGGGCGACCACGAGTGGAACGGCGCGACCATCGACGTACCCGCCACGCCTGCCGACCCGGATTCCGCGCCGGGCCACACGACGTTCATCAACCGCGAGACCCACTGGTGGGATGCGTCACAGATCTACGGCAACAGCCCGCAGGCCCAGAAGCTGATCCGTACCGACTCGGACGACGGGAAGGTGCTCATCGACGGCGACGGGTTCATCGGCGTCGCACCCGAGGTCATCAAGGCCTCCGGCGCGGCGGACGGCTGGTGGGTGGGCTCCGAGCTCATGGGCACGATCTTCATGCGCGAGCACAACGCGATCTGCGACCGGTTGCGTGCGGCGTACCCCGAGTGGACCGGTGAGCAGATCTTCAACAAGGCCCGCCTGATCAACGCGGCCCTGATCGCCAAGATCCACACCGTCGAATGGACCCCCGCGATCCTCGCCCATCCGACGCTGCACATCGGTATGCGCGCCAACTGGTTCGGCCTGGCCGGTGAAGCCGTCGGGAAACTGGTCGGACGGATCGGCACGAGCGATCTGATCAGCGGTATCCCGGGTTCGGACACCGAACACCACTCGGCCGCCTATTCGATCACCGAGGACTTCGTCACGGTGTACCGCATGCACCCGCTGATCCCCGACGACTACACCTTTTTGTCCCTGGCGGGAGATACTGCGCCACAAGAACTCTCGTTCACCGACCTGCACGGTGTGGCCAATGCCCGCGGTGTGCTCAAACGCCTGGGCATCGTGGACTGCCTGTACTCGCTCGGCGTCGCACATCCCGGCGCGGTCACGTTGCACAACAGCCCGAAGTTCATGCGGCAGTTCCAGTCCGAGACGCACCTGATCGACCTGATCGCCGTCGACATCCTGCGCTCACGCGAGCGAGGTGTGCCGCGCTACAACGAGTTCCGTCGTCAACTGCGCCTGAAGCCCGCGACGTCGTTCGAGGAGATCAGCGGCGGTGACCAGGCGACCGCGGACCGGATGCGCGAGATCTACGGCGGCGACATCGAGAAGGTCGACACCATGGTCGGCATGTTCGGCGAGAAACTGCCGGCGGGCTTCGGGTTCAGCGACACCGCGTTCCGCATCTTCGTGCTGATGGCGACGCGCCGGCTCAAGAGCGACCGGTTCTACACCGTGGACTTCACACCGCAGGTCTACACACCCGAGGGCATGGCGTGGATCGCCGACAACACCATGACGTCGGTGCTGCTGCGCCACTACCCCACGCTCGAACCGGTCCTGCGGAATGTGAAGAACCCGTTCGCGCCGTGGCCGCGGATGAGTCATGGATGA